The genomic DNA GGCGAGCAGCGCCGCGGCCCCGTCCGCGGAGCCGCCGGCGAGCCCGCCCGCGACCGGGATGTTCTTGCGGATCGTCAGGTGCACGCCGAGCCGGTCGCCACCACCGTGGGTCCGGGCGAGCAGCCGGGCGGCGCGCAGGGCCAGGTTGCTGTCGTCGAGGGGCACCTGCTCGACGCCCTCCCCGCTGGCCTCGAGCTCGAACTCGTCGGGCTCGGCCCACTCCGCGTGGACGTCGTCGTAGAGGGAGACCGCGTGGTAGACCGTCGCGAGCGGGTGGTAGCCGTCGGGACGCGGCGCGCCGACCTTGAGGGCGAGGTTGATCTTGGCGGGCGCCCGGACGTGCACGCCGACCGGGGCGGGCGGCAGGGGCGAGGCCATTCCCGGAACCCTACGCAGCCGGTCCGGGGAGCCGTTCGGCGACCCGGGCGAAGGCGGCCACGTCGAGCACCTCGCCGCGTGCCTGGGGGTCGACCCCGGCGGCCACGAGCGCCTCCGACGCCGCGGCCGACGAGCCCGCCATGCCGGAGAGCGACGAGCGCAGCATCTTGCGCCGCTGCCCGAACGCGGCGTCGACCACCGCGAAGACCCGCTCGCGGGTCGCCCCGGTGGCCGGGGGCTCGCGGCGCCGCAGCGCCACCAGGCCGGAGTCGACGTTGGGCACGGGCCAGAAGACGCTCGGCGACACCGAGCCGGCCCGCCAGGACTCCGCGTACCAGGCCGTCTTCACCGAGGGCACGCCGTAGACCTTGCTGCCGGGCGGGGCGGCGATGCGGTCGGCCACCTCGGCCTGGACCATGACGAGCCCGCGCTGCCACTCCGGGAAGGTGGCGAGCAGGTGCAGCAGCACGGGCACGGCGACGTTGTACGGCAGGTTGGCCACGACGGCGGTCGGCGTCGCGGGGAGCTCGGTGACCCGCATCGCGTCGGCCGTGACCACGTCCAGGCGGTCCGCCCGCTCGGGCAGCCGCTCGGCCACGGTGCGGGGCAGCTCGCCGGCCAGCAGCTCGTCGATCTCGACCGCCACCACGCGGTCGGCGACCTCGAGCAGGCCCAGCGTCAGCGAACCCAGCCCCGGACCGACCTCCAGCACCACGTCGTCGGCCCCGACGCCCGAGGCGGCGACGATGCGCCGGACGGTGTTGGCGTCGACGACGA from Microlunatus sagamiharensis includes the following:
- the rsmA gene encoding 16S rRNA (adenine(1518)-N(6)/adenine(1519)-N(6))-dimethyltransferase RsmA, with translation MSLLDPRSIREIAARLDLRPTKQRGQNFVVDANTVRRIVAASGVGADDVVLEVGPGLGSLTLGLLEVADRVVAVEIDELLAGELPRTVAERLPERADRLDVVTADAMRVTELPATPTAVVANLPYNVAVPVLLHLLATFPEWQRGLVMVQAEVADRIAAPPGSKVYGVPSVKTAWYAESWRAGSVSPSVFWPVPNVDSGLVALRRREPPATGATRERVFAVVDAAFGQRRKMLRSSLSGMAGSSAAASEALVAAGVDPQARGEVLDVAAFARVAERLPGPAA